CTACAAGATTTATCTTTGGATAATATCGTCATTGTTTCCAATCTAGAtagtatatttgatattatatacaaaCCAGTTACTCAGGAATACGACTGTGGACAACAAACTTTACGGAGTTCAGTAAGACGTAATATATCATACATGTTCCCAAATATAAACGATCAACGTTTGAGTAAAAGACATGAAGCGCTATTAATGTCATCGGCCGATGAGTTGATTAAAAAGTCGAAGCAAAAACGGTATAGATGCAATTACTCTGAGTTAAATTACATTGATCAAAGTCTTAGCAGAACTCGCAGTAAATTGTACTTACAACTGATGACTGCTTATTCCGAGTACCCAAATCTTCAAACTTTTCTTATTGCTGACAATGGATACAGGAGAGTTCCACAAGAGTTAATTGATTGGAGGAAATCTTTCCCACAACTTACATTATTAGAtatgtctaaaaataaaatctcaaaATTTGATTTCTTGGGAGCACCTTTTAAAAGGATGAACACGCGATCACAACCGCTGGTGGCTGATCTATCGAACAACCTCGTTACAACCATTCCACTGAACATGCCGGATTATCTCACTGGTTCTGTGCCGATTATTGTTGACTTAACAGGTAATCCATTGAATTGTAATTGTGACTTCTTACGctataaaaaatatgcaatggAAGCGATCAGACGGTTTGGAAGGTATAACCATTTATCTCAGATAACCTGTTATTCACCACGATCACGCAGGAAAATTAGTCTAGCCAATTACCGTAACAacaattgtttgatatgaaaatatagtACTTTCAATTTCGTAGAAATTTGAACACTTGACAGTTAGACTGTAAAGCTGTGTTGGTATTTGtggaatataaataaatatatttgtacatcCAGAGTTGGTATCATATGGtattcatatgttttatatgtttatatgtaaattattatcAGAATGCtcatttaatgaataaatattgaGAAGCTATACTGCTAATCTATTTTAACttgacattctttttcaaaCAATTGATTTGCCTTACAGTAACTATGATTCTATTAAAACTCATACAGTCTTATAACTGGAGAGAAATGATAAttctaatttaatatttatgtatCAATTTTGATTCAATACTGACATCATAAAATAATCAATCTAAAAAAATCtgacattttatattcatatactaGTTGAATTGCATGTTGTCTAATACTAATCCGAAAAGTCTCTATTCAAATTTCTCTTGGTTCTGAATCGTGTATAAATCTGAAGGTATTTAATGTGAAATTTTGACATCGGAATCTATTTTTTGCGTCTGTTTAGATGGCTATAGCAAACAAATGGTTGTAATTTAATGTTTTGCACATTCTGAATTACAATGGAAAAAACAGGATTATATTGTAAACCTTGCATATGTAAATATAGTTTCTTCTGTCGGAAATATAACCATTTCAATTCCACTATACCATTcgtaaaatacaatacagttgtCTCCTAAATATTCAGATTCTACAAGTTGTTAATCATGAATTTTggaatttgtaataaaatgtctTTATGAACtatatgtttcatttaaatttttttacctttcaatacttatatttttcttcaattatATCTTAATCTTGAattcttaataataataataataatttgacAAGTGTTTAcgttattgttaaaaataataaaaaaataattgttttatatttgtttcctaTTGATTTATGTCAAAGTCAATTCAAATAAGTTATAAAAGATTTCgaagtacaaaataaatgaaacaaaagcaaacaattaaaaatgatattttagtttCACATAATGCGAATAAGACTGTACAAATTTTATCcggtgatttttttaaaaattctaaatttaaaaacaatctggttttttttctcaaaatactTGAagatgacaaaacatatttacatcCATGCAATAAAGTTTCCAATATAGATTCAACACAAAAGGTACACACGGCAAACGACATTACAAAACGATTTTACAACCTTTTTGATTTGATCTGTGGCAACCTTTCAAAGCGtgattattaaaattaattggtGAGAGTCAGTATGATACTGATATATAAGATATTGCGTGTAAAAGAATTGGGGAAACTAGtttttacaatg
This is a stretch of genomic DNA from Mytilus trossulus isolate FHL-02 chromosome 6, PNRI_Mtr1.1.1.hap1, whole genome shotgun sequence. It encodes these proteins:
- the LOC134721456 gene encoding uncharacterized protein LOC134721456, with translation MLFRHIFGLLVGINLILTVICQSRSYFNRNCPLNKSNGVRECKMYVDTRLNFIDFRQWTSGLGNAVKVSLDITCSSNGRIYIPWPMKANGLIKLTIEGCTLEGYASEFNAPTRLKDELQDLSLDNIVIVSNLDSIFDIIYKPVTQEYDCGQQTLRSSVRRNISYMFPNINDQRLSKRHEALLMSSADELIKKSKQKRYRCNYSELNYIDQSLSRTRSKLYLQLMTAYSEYPNLQTFLIADNGYRRVPQELIDWRKSFPQLTLLDMSKNKISKFDFLGAPFKRMNTRSQPLVADLSNNLVTTIPLNMPDYLTGSVPIIVDLTGNPLNCNCDFLRYKKYAMEAIRRFGRYNHLSQITCYSPRSRRKISLANYRNNNCLI